In a genomic window of Euzebyales bacterium:
- a CDS encoding DUF4397 domain-containing protein — protein sequence MPGVTVDVWVNGEPTLEGFESGTVTDPLELPAGSYDVEIFAAGADPETEDPVISGSPDLEAGANVSLVAHLDAEGTPTLGVFTNDTSTIDAGEARVTVRHTAAAPAVDILANGDAVFTGVENGQEGVADLPAGTIEAAVTLAGETDPVIGPAEVDLGEGVNTIIYAIGSAEDDTLDLLIQTISGLHEAPSGVESGTGGLKAAEEQRAAQLPWLAGLAAIVVVWAGLGVHRTALSRR from the coding sequence GTGCCGGGAGTCACGGTCGACGTCTGGGTCAATGGTGAACCGACGCTCGAAGGCTTCGAGTCCGGCACCGTGACAGACCCGCTCGAGCTGCCCGCGGGCAGCTACGACGTCGAGATCTTTGCGGCGGGGGCGGACCCCGAGACCGAGGATCCTGTGATCTCGGGCTCGCCCGACCTGGAGGCCGGCGCCAACGTCTCGCTGGTCGCTCACCTCGACGCCGAGGGCACTCCAACGCTGGGCGTGTTCACCAACGACACGTCGACGATCGACGCCGGCGAGGCGCGCGTCACCGTGCGCCACACGGCTGCGGCCCCGGCGGTCGACATCCTCGCCAACGGTGATGCCGTCTTCACCGGCGTCGAGAACGGCCAGGAGGGCGTCGCCGACCTGCCGGCCGGGACGATCGAGGCCGCGGTCACGCTGGCCGGCGAGACCGACCCGGTCATCGGACCGGCCGAGGTCGACCTGGGCGAGGGCGTCAACACCATCATCTACGCCATCGGCAGCGCCGAGGACGACACACTCGACCTGCTGATCCAGACGATCAGCGGCCTGCACGAAGCCCCGTCCGGTGTCGAGTCGGGCACCGGCGGCCTGAAGGCGGCCGAGGAGCAGCGCGCCGCGCAGCTGCCGTGGCTGGCCGGGCTCGCCGCGATCGTCGTGGTCTGGGCCGGGCTGGGTGTCCACCGCACCGCGCTCTCCCGCCGCTAG
- a CDS encoding sortase produces MLAGAITAAILAAVIAAVVTLLGARGGPPSDAAEVAPTPSPVASPAVPSPRPERTEPAPTAEPSRKAAPKITTRSARLEDVVTDQVTPTSLDIDAIGIDDAPVDAVGVESDGSMEIPVDVSRIGWYEYGPAPGDETGSAVLTAHIDSRTQGRGVFYDLDAVEAGDTVGVGMSDGTTRTFVVDEIRQIPKVDLPTGDIFRRDGRARLALITCGGTFDPSSRHYLDNLVVLATPTG; encoded by the coding sequence ATGCTCGCAGGAGCGATCACCGCGGCGATCCTCGCTGCGGTGATCGCTGCTGTCGTCACGTTGCTCGGGGCGCGCGGTGGTCCGCCGTCGGACGCCGCGGAGGTTGCTCCGACGCCGTCGCCGGTCGCCAGCCCGGCGGTGCCCAGCCCGCGGCCGGAGCGCACGGAGCCGGCACCTACGGCGGAGCCCAGCCGGAAGGCCGCACCGAAGATCACCACGCGCTCGGCCCGTCTGGAGGACGTGGTGACCGACCAGGTCACCCCGACCAGCCTCGACATCGACGCGATCGGCATCGACGACGCCCCCGTCGACGCCGTCGGCGTCGAGTCCGACGGGTCGATGGAGATCCCCGTCGACGTCTCACGGATCGGCTGGTACGAGTACGGTCCAGCTCCCGGCGATGAGACTGGCTCCGCCGTGCTCACCGCGCACATCGACAGCCGCACCCAGGGACGGGGCGTGTTCTACGACTTGGACGCAGTCGAGGCCGGCGATACCGTCGGTGTCGGCATGAGCGACGGCACCACACGCACCTTCGTGGTCGACGAGATCCGCCAGATCCCGAAGGTGGACCTGCCGACCGGCGACATCTTCCGCCGGGACGGCAGGGCCAGGCTGGCATTGATCACGTGCGGCGGTACCTTCGATCCGTCGAGCCGCCACTACCTCGACAACCTCGTGGTCCTCGCCACGCCGACCGGCTGA
- a CDS encoding sigma-70 family RNA polymerase sigma factor — translation MGERVRRLASIDESGLLRSRTPLEADVESRFGSDDPAVLRAAFDLCGGAVLAYGRRLLPSNENAEDVVQQVFVTAWCQRHRYDPERASLLSWLLGIARHKAIDRLRLLERERRVMLEDRSRVVDEAGRTADRLLVAEALSWLRPEQQQVLELAFYDDLTHQQIADKLGVPLGTVKSHARRGLQRLRRFLDAPTVEAT, via the coding sequence ATGGGGGAACGGGTACGCCGGCTGGCCTCGATCGACGAGTCCGGCCTGCTGCGCTCGCGGACACCGCTGGAGGCCGATGTCGAGTCGCGCTTCGGCAGCGACGACCCCGCGGTCCTGCGTGCCGCGTTCGACCTCTGCGGCGGCGCCGTGCTCGCGTACGGCAGGCGACTGCTGCCGTCGAACGAGAACGCGGAGGACGTGGTGCAGCAGGTCTTCGTCACGGCCTGGTGCCAGCGTCACCGATACGACCCGGAACGGGCGAGCCTGCTGTCGTGGCTGCTCGGCATCGCCAGGCACAAGGCGATCGACCGGCTGCGCCTGCTCGAGCGGGAGCGGCGGGTCATGCTCGAGGACCGCAGCCGGGTGGTCGACGAAGCCGGCAGGACCGCAGACCGCCTGCTGGTCGCCGAGGCGCTCAGCTGGTTGCGGCCTGAGCAGCAGCAGGTGCTCGAGCTCGCTTTCTACGATGACCTGACGCACCAGCAGATCGCCGACAAGCTGGGCGTGCCGCTGGGCACGGTCAAGAGCCACGCCCGGCGCGGGCTGCAACGGTTGCGTCGCTTCCTCGACGCTCCAACGGTGGAGGCCACCTGA
- a CDS encoding anti-sigma factor → MNHLHPDELAAMAMDPDAGDVEERAHLDDCARCARELAVLRDVSSRARQARPDETPPAPPEAIWDRVVHELTEAGDLPVEPVDQVEPPRPAWQQPWAAAAALIGVVVLAAAVLLSFPGDDGAVVAEATLEPLADVQAATAVLTADGEQRELAVDTPVLPDIDGYYELWLLTPDGSGLVSLGPVTGTGRHEIPAAVDTDQYSVVDISREPSDGDPTHSTDSVLRGPLQPTT, encoded by the coding sequence ATGAACCATCTCCACCCCGACGAGCTCGCCGCCATGGCGATGGATCCCGACGCGGGAGACGTCGAGGAGCGCGCGCACCTGGACGACTGCGCACGGTGCGCCCGCGAGCTCGCCGTGCTGCGCGATGTGTCGTCCCGCGCGCGGCAGGCCAGGCCCGACGAGACACCGCCCGCCCCCCCGGAGGCGATCTGGGACCGCGTCGTCCACGAGCTGACGGAGGCCGGCGACCTGCCGGTCGAGCCGGTCGACCAGGTCGAGCCGCCGCGACCGGCCTGGCAGCAGCCATGGGCGGCGGCCGCGGCGCTCATCGGTGTGGTCGTGCTGGCCGCAGCGGTCCTCCTGTCGTTCCCCGGCGACGACGGCGCGGTCGTGGCCGAGGCGACGCTGGAGCCACTCGCAGACGTTCAGGCGGCGACCGCCGTGCTGACCGCGGACGGCGAGCAGCGGGAGCTGGCCGTCGACACGCCCGTGCTCCCCGACATCGACGGCTACTACGAGCTGTGGCTGCTGACGCCCGACGGGTCGGGCCTGGTCTCGCTGGGACCGGTGACCGGAACGGGACGCCACGAGATCCCGGCCGCGGTCGACACCGATCAGTACTCGGTCGTCGACATCTCGCGGGAGCCGTCGGACGGCGATCCGACCCACTCGACCGACAGCGTGCTGCGCGGACCCCTCCAGCCCACGACCTGA
- a CDS encoding phosphatase, whose protein sequence is MTTELATGLATHLVRTRLAGSVGTSPRSTVNNCYRMIRGHDDYTFGLDDWRDITVADAVAAVREVCGGDPLGAEDPDGDGWIDPDAALAGIAQHRRRLRDAAASGGVRVLFATGHPTGLLGHYQALARSLQESGSLLLAPLDDEWLDWDRSGRRLGIRYIEGVACVHDGGSLRHSHRPVFMEAMLSSLDVGLVDLVVGDHGMAGAAIAAGLPTLSIADVNDPALPLAQVRGRTDAVLPIDDNLAPSVFVPVTAAMLDWR, encoded by the coding sequence ATGACGACCGAGCTCGCGACCGGCTTGGCCACCCACCTGGTGCGCACCCGCCTGGCAGGTTCGGTGGGGACCAGCCCCCGCAGCACCGTCAACAACTGCTACAGGATGATCCGCGGTCACGACGACTACACATTCGGGTTGGACGACTGGCGCGACATCACCGTCGCCGACGCGGTCGCCGCGGTGCGGGAGGTCTGCGGCGGCGATCCGCTGGGCGCTGAGGATCCCGACGGCGACGGCTGGATCGACCCCGACGCCGCCCTGGCCGGAATCGCGCAGCACCGCCGGCGTCTGCGGGACGCGGCGGCGTCGGGGGGCGTGCGGGTGCTGTTCGCCACAGGGCATCCCACGGGCCTGCTGGGCCACTACCAGGCGCTGGCGCGCAGCCTGCAGGAGTCGGGCAGCCTCCTGTTGGCACCGCTCGACGACGAGTGGCTCGACTGGGACCGCAGTGGGCGTCGGCTGGGCATCCGCTACATCGAAGGCGTCGCGTGCGTCCACGACGGCGGGTCCCTGCGTCACAGCCACCGTCCGGTGTTCATGGAGGCGATGCTGAGCAGCCTCGACGTCGGCCTGGTCGACCTGGTCGTCGGTGATCACGGCATGGCCGGCGCCGCCATCGCCGCTGGGCTGCCGACCCTGTCGATCGCCGACGTCAACGACCCGGCACTGCCGCTCGCGCAGGTCCGTGGGCGCACCGACGCGGTCCTGCCGATCGACGACAACCTGGCCCCGTCAGTCTTTGTGCCCGTCACTGCGGCGATGCTGGACTGGCGGTAG
- a CDS encoding acetoin utilization protein AcuC codes for MTTALIWGDDDLRYDFGPDHPLKPIRVVLTVGLIRACGLVDVDGVDVLPRAPFTTDDVLRMHTAPYVEAVMAASLDPHGGAGFEFGLGWGDNPTFTGMHEASLEVCGASVAAASAVWSGDVSHAFNPSGGLHHAMPGRASGFCIYDDPVAAINWLLDNGARRIAYVDVDTHHGDGVQTFYYDDPRVLTISLHESGRYLFPGTGFTDEIGEGDARGTSLNVPLEPGTNGEVWLSAFDAVVPPAMDAFDPDVLVTQLGCDTHATDPLAHLGLITDDYMDIATRLHSLAHRLADGRWVAVGGGGYQLATVVPRAWTIYFAELTGGELPYEVPWSWLHEAENATGVRPPETFHDRPVHMRAERVDSVRIAAKQAVEQLKRNAFDLLGRHT; via the coding sequence ATGACGACCGCGCTGATCTGGGGCGACGACGACCTGAGGTACGACTTCGGCCCGGACCACCCGCTCAAGCCGATCCGGGTCGTGCTGACGGTCGGGCTGATCCGCGCATGCGGCCTGGTCGACGTCGACGGGGTCGACGTCCTCCCGCGGGCGCCGTTCACCACCGACGACGTGCTGCGCATGCACACGGCGCCGTACGTCGAGGCCGTGATGGCGGCATCGCTCGACCCCCACGGAGGAGCGGGCTTCGAGTTCGGCCTCGGCTGGGGTGACAACCCGACGTTCACCGGCATGCACGAGGCGTCACTCGAGGTCTGCGGCGCGTCGGTGGCTGCGGCGTCGGCGGTGTGGAGCGGGGACGTGTCGCACGCGTTCAACCCCTCCGGTGGCCTGCACCACGCGATGCCGGGCCGCGCGTCGGGCTTCTGCATCTACGACGACCCGGTCGCGGCCATCAACTGGCTGCTCGACAACGGCGCTCGCCGGATCGCCTACGTCGACGTGGACACCCACCACGGTGACGGCGTGCAGACCTTCTACTACGACGACCCCAGGGTGCTGACGATCAGCCTGCACGAGTCCGGCCGCTACCTGTTCCCGGGAACCGGGTTCACCGACGAGATCGGCGAGGGCGACGCACGGGGCACGTCGCTCAACGTGCCGCTCGAGCCCGGCACCAACGGGGAGGTGTGGCTGTCGGCGTTCGACGCCGTCGTCCCGCCGGCGATGGACGCGTTCGACCCGGACGTGCTGGTCACCCAGCTCGGGTGCGACACCCACGCCACGGACCCCCTGGCCCACCTCGGCCTCATCACCGACGACTACATGGACATCGCAACGCGCCTGCACAGCCTGGCCCACCGGCTCGCGGACGGCCGGTGGGTCGCGGTCGGCGGCGGCGGCTACCAGCTCGCGACCGTCGTGCCGCGGGCGTGGACGATCTACTTCGCGGAGCTGACCGGAGGAGAGCTGCCGTACGAGGTGCCGTGGAGCTGGCTGCACGAGGCCGAGAACGCGACCGGCGTCCGGCCGCCGGAGACCTTCCATGACCGGCCAGTGCACATGCGGGCAGAGCGGGTCGACTCGGTGCGCATCGCAGCGAAGCAGGCGGTCGAGCAGCTCAAACGCAACGCCTTCGACCTCCTCGGCCGCCACACCTGA
- a CDS encoding ABC transporter permease, producing MSFTESIRIALTAIRANRLRSGLTVLGVVIGVLSVVLLVAVGSGARSVVTAGVEDLGSNLLLIAPGSFEFGQAPTRSQFTLDDIDSLSRELRGRARVTGSIASGERVRSDTGAAFTSVIGVTADFDDVVNRPIARGEFLNESDLATARRVAVLGASAADGLFGGIDPIARQITVGGLRFRVIGTVEPLGTALGVDRDSQVYVPLTAAQRLFGIRTIDTLFVRTDDRGDLDDVSAVIEQVLGERFETDEFSIVSQDEILGVAGRILDTLTLVLAAIAGISLLVGGIGVSNIMLVSVSERTREIGLRKALGARTREITRQFLVEAIVLCGIGGVLGALGGIGLSYAAERFTPVPAEVTWWSVTLAFGVSVAVGVIFGVFPARRAGRMDPVAALRRE from the coding sequence ATGAGCTTCACGGAGTCGATCAGGATCGCGCTGACCGCCATCCGGGCGAACCGGCTGCGGTCGGGGTTGACCGTGCTCGGCGTTGTGATCGGTGTGCTGTCGGTGGTCCTGCTCGTGGCGGTCGGCTCGGGCGCCCGGTCCGTGGTCACGGCCGGTGTGGAGGACCTCGGCTCGAACCTGCTGCTCATCGCGCCTGGCAGCTTCGAGTTCGGCCAGGCGCCGACGCGCAGCCAGTTCACGCTCGACGACATCGACTCGTTGTCGCGCGAGCTGCGCGGCCGGGCCCGCGTGACCGGCAGCATCGCCAGCGGTGAGCGCGTGCGCAGCGACACCGGCGCCGCCTTCACGAGCGTGATCGGCGTGACGGCCGACTTCGACGACGTGGTCAACCGCCCGATCGCGCGCGGCGAGTTCCTCAACGAGTCGGACCTGGCGACGGCGCGTCGTGTCGCCGTGCTCGGTGCCAGCGCCGCCGACGGACTGTTCGGCGGCATCGACCCGATCGCGCGCCAGATCACCGTCGGCGGCCTGCGGTTCCGCGTGATCGGCACGGTCGAGCCACTCGGAACGGCGCTCGGCGTCGATCGCGACAGCCAGGTCTACGTGCCGTTGACCGCGGCGCAGCGTCTGTTCGGGATCCGCACCATCGACACCTTGTTCGTGCGGACCGACGACCGTGGAGACCTCGACGACGTGTCAGCGGTCATCGAGCAGGTGCTCGGCGAGCGCTTCGAGACCGACGAGTTCAGCATCGTGTCGCAGGACGAGATCCTGGGCGTCGCCGGACGGATCCTCGACACGTTGACGCTCGTCCTGGCCGCCATCGCCGGCATCAGCCTCCTCGTCGGCGGCATCGGCGTCAGCAACATCATGCTGGTCTCGGTCAGTGAGCGGACACGTGAGATCGGCCTGCGTAAGGCGCTCGGGGCACGCACCCGGGAGATCACCCGGCAGTTCCTGGTCGAGGCGATTGTGCTGTGCGGCATCGGTGGGGTGCTCGGCGCTCTCGGCGGGATCGGGCTGTCGTACGCGGCCGAGCGGTTCACGCCGGTGCCCGCCGAGGTCACCTGGTGGAGCGTGACGCTGGCGTTCGGCGTCAGCGTGGCCGTCGGCGTGATCTTCGGCGTGTTCCCCGCCCGCCGGGCCGGCCGCATGGACCCGGTGGCCGCGCTGCGCCGCGAGTGA
- a CDS encoding ABC transporter ATP-binding protein — MADTTAVAPVIAVDDVTRSYQLGSTQEGVRALRGVSFTVARGEFVAIVGPSGSGKSTLLNLLGALDRPTTGAVRVDGRDVATMSDTQLARLRNAEIGFVFQQFHLLARTSALDNVALPLVYAGVGRAARAARAREALEAVGLGHRLDHHPSELSGGEQQRVAIARALVTDPRILLADEPTGNLDTATGDGVMDLLEQLNADRGTALIVITHDPEIAARAPRQIRLRDGMIVDGSSDGVPR, encoded by the coding sequence ATGGCTGACACCACCGCCGTGGCCCCGGTCATCGCGGTCGACGACGTCACGCGCTCGTACCAGCTGGGGAGCACGCAGGAGGGCGTCCGGGCGTTGCGAGGCGTGTCGTTCACGGTCGCGCGGGGGGAGTTCGTCGCGATCGTCGGTCCCAGCGGCTCGGGCAAGTCGACGTTGCTCAACCTGCTCGGTGCCCTCGACCGCCCGACGACCGGCGCCGTGCGCGTGGACGGTCGGGACGTCGCGACCATGTCCGACACCCAGCTGGCTCGGCTGCGCAACGCCGAGATCGGTTTCGTGTTCCAGCAGTTCCATCTGCTGGCCCGGACCTCTGCGCTCGACAACGTCGCGCTGCCACTGGTCTACGCGGGCGTCGGGCGGGCCGCGCGGGCGGCCCGTGCCCGCGAGGCGCTGGAGGCGGTCGGCCTCGGTCACCGCCTCGACCATCATCCGTCAGAGCTGTCTGGCGGCGAGCAGCAACGGGTCGCCATCGCGCGTGCGCTGGTCACCGATCCGCGCATCCTGCTTGCCGACGAGCCCACCGGCAACCTCGACACGGCGACCGGGGACGGTGTCATGGACCTGCTCGAGCAGCTGAACGCCGACCGCGGGACCGCGCTGATCGTCATCACACATGACCCGGAGATCGCGGCCCGCGCGCCACGCCAGATCCGGCTGCGGGACGGGATGATCGTCGACGGCAGCAGCGACGGGGTGCCGAGATGA
- a CDS encoding efflux RND transporter periplasmic adaptor subunit, with product MRCGGSSRSLRALCAATLATVLVAGCSGDDTPLVEVVQVTDGEVTQTISAPAVVEAANRQPVTATAPGVVADIRRRDGRRVEAGDLVVRLVNDEVELALEQAQAAESAVNASRIGVQVDPPGDTAVAAARQSVVGLDADVRPDLRAARRKANAIADEQQRRAARQTVDLLEAAYHDVRDALLAAGRAAAAQQNAVAASFSSVLDQALAQATAGQAASAANAAEAAAAQAEALDLLAPIDGVVQLGRAATGATATLPGGLADVGAADALAGGLGTATAEQGGELQIGSQITPGQTVFTVFDVSELYVRADVDEIDAPQLAVGQTAEVLLDAFPDSTFTGEVTSVALEAQTGATGGVSYPVRVQLLDLPSRRRRRPRLGMTASAEIVTDTVTSAQAVPARAIVRREGGQAVFVVRDGRAVLIRVEVDALGEQRAAVDAPDLRSDDQVIVSGYEDLSDGDAVRTDG from the coding sequence GTGCGCTGCGGAGGGTCGTCACGGAGCCTGCGCGCGCTGTGTGCCGCCACGCTCGCGACCGTGCTGGTGGCCGGCTGCTCCGGCGACGACACGCCACTCGTGGAGGTCGTGCAGGTGACCGACGGTGAGGTGACCCAGACCATCTCGGCCCCGGCGGTCGTCGAGGCCGCCAACCGCCAGCCGGTCACCGCGACCGCGCCCGGCGTCGTCGCCGACATCCGCCGGCGCGACGGTCGGCGCGTCGAGGCGGGCGATCTCGTCGTGCGGCTGGTCAATGACGAGGTCGAACTCGCGCTGGAACAGGCGCAGGCGGCCGAGTCGGCCGTCAACGCGTCCCGCATCGGCGTGCAGGTCGATCCGCCGGGCGACACGGCGGTCGCGGCCGCACGGCAGTCGGTCGTCGGGCTCGACGCCGATGTGCGTCCGGACCTGCGCGCGGCGCGGAGGAAGGCGAACGCGATCGCTGACGAGCAGCAGCGGCGCGCTGCACGGCAGACGGTTGACCTGCTCGAGGCCGCGTACCACGACGTGCGCGACGCGCTGCTCGCCGCAGGCCGCGCTGCCGCCGCCCAGCAGAATGCCGTGGCCGCCTCGTTCAGCAGCGTGCTCGACCAGGCGCTCGCCCAGGCGACCGCCGGCCAGGCGGCGTCCGCGGCGAACGCCGCGGAGGCCGCCGCGGCACAGGCCGAGGCCCTCGATCTGCTGGCGCCCATCGATGGCGTCGTGCAGCTCGGCCGGGCCGCCACGGGCGCCACCGCGACGCTGCCCGGCGGCCTCGCCGACGTCGGTGCGGCCGACGCGCTGGCCGGCGGCCTGGGCACCGCGACCGCCGAGCAGGGCGGGGAGCTGCAGATCGGCAGCCAGATCACCCCCGGCCAGACGGTGTTCACGGTGTTCGACGTGTCCGAGCTGTACGTCCGCGCCGACGTCGACGAGATCGATGCGCCGCAGCTGGCCGTCGGGCAGACCGCCGAGGTGCTGCTCGATGCCTTTCCCGACAGCACCTTCACCGGCGAGGTGACGTCGGTCGCGCTCGAGGCGCAGACAGGCGCGACTGGAGGTGTGTCGTACCCGGTGCGCGTGCAGCTGCTCGACCTGCCGAGCCGGCGACGCCGCCGGCCGCGGCTGGGCATGACCGCCAGCGCGGAGATCGTCACCGATACGGTCACGTCCGCGCAGGCGGTGCCTGCCCGTGCCATCGTGCGCCGTGAGGGCGGCCAGGCGGTGTTCGTCGTCCGCGACGGTCGGGCCGTGCTGATCCGCGTCGAGGTCGACGCGCTGGGCGAGCAGCGGGCGGCCGTGGACGCTCCCGACCTGCGGAGCGACGACCAGGTGATCGTCTCGGGCTACGAGGACCTCAGTGACGGTGACGCCGTCCGCACCGATGGCTGA
- a CDS encoding ABC transporter permease, whose translation MRSFIEYLTAPGTVEALTEQGIEHIKLVGISVILATIIGVSLGIVAHRSSLLRHPIMNTLSLLLTIPSLAFFALLLPLVGIGDTAPIIALTCYALLPIARNTLAGLVSVDPAVVESGRGMGMSNTQRLLQMELPVAWPVILTGIRVASQLTVGIAAVAVLIGGSGLGDEIYSGIRRLGSVGAFEALLGGTLAILVIALLLDGLFLVIGRLTTSKGLQ comes from the coding sequence ATGAGGAGCTTCATCGAGTACCTGACGGCGCCCGGAACCGTCGAGGCACTGACCGAACAGGGGATCGAGCACATCAAGCTGGTCGGCATCTCTGTCATCCTCGCAACCATCATCGGTGTGAGCCTGGGGATCGTCGCGCACCGCTCGAGTCTGTTGCGCCACCCGATCATGAACACGCTGTCACTGCTGCTCACGATTCCGTCGCTGGCGTTCTTCGCTCTGCTCCTCCCGCTCGTGGGCATCGGCGACACGGCGCCGATCATCGCGCTGACGTGCTATGCGCTGCTGCCGATCGCGCGCAACACGCTGGCGGGCCTTGTATCGGTCGATCCGGCGGTGGTCGAGTCGGGACGCGGCATGGGGATGAGCAACACCCAGCGCCTGCTCCAGATGGAGCTGCCCGTCGCCTGGCCGGTGATCCTCACCGGCATCCGGGTCGCCAGCCAGCTGACGGTCGGCATCGCCGCCGTCGCCGTGCTGATCGGCGGCAGCGGGCTGGGCGACGAGATCTACAGCGGCATCCGCCGCCTGGGCAGCGTCGGGGCGTTCGAGGCGCTCCTCGGCGGGACGTTGGCGATCCTTGTCATCGCACTGCTCCTCGATGGCCTCTTTCTGGTCATCGGCCGACTGACGACATCGAAGGGCCTCCAGTGA
- a CDS encoding betaine/proline/choline family ABC transporter ATP-binding protein codes for MSEYKIQLKELSKVYPGMSEPAVRSVSMDIPEGEIVVFVGPSGCGKTTTMKMINRLIEPSSGEIYLSGENVMRVDPDDLRRRIGYVIQQIGLFPHRTIKENIGTVPKLLGWDSKKIDARVDELLDTVGLEPESFKNRYPKELSGGQRQRVGVARAMSADPDIMLMDEPFGAIDPITRERLQNEFLRLQEEIKKTIVFVTHDIDEAIKMGDRIAILRQQSVIAQFDTPETILTAPADEFVEDFIGSGASLKRLNLSRVRNVDFHSDVPTGTFSESRDALYNRLHDSEWTALLVLDDSGRPERWLRATDFRRGGDLRNSGLPHEAQVEPQATLADALNEMIVSNAGCAVVVDGRGQYQGLVDIDTIMQAIQGMRDRTDEYYRAAKYPPEEAIA; via the coding sequence GTGTCTGAGTACAAGATCCAGCTCAAGGAGCTGAGCAAGGTCTACCCGGGGATGTCCGAACCGGCCGTCAGGTCGGTCAGCATGGACATCCCGGAGGGCGAGATCGTGGTGTTCGTCGGTCCGTCGGGTTGCGGCAAGACCACGACGATGAAGATGATCAACCGACTGATCGAACCGTCGTCGGGCGAGATCTACCTGTCTGGCGAGAACGTCATGCGTGTCGACCCCGATGACCTGCGGCGCCGGATCGGCTATGTGATCCAGCAGATCGGCCTGTTCCCGCACCGTACGATCAAGGAGAACATCGGGACGGTCCCGAAGCTGTTGGGCTGGGACAGCAAGAAGATCGACGCCCGCGTGGACGAGCTGCTCGACACCGTGGGCCTCGAGCCCGAGAGCTTCAAGAACCGCTACCCCAAGGAGCTGTCGGGCGGGCAGCGCCAACGCGTCGGCGTGGCTCGCGCGATGAGCGCCGACCCCGACATCATGCTCATGGACGAGCCATTCGGGGCCATCGACCCGATCACGCGTGAGCGGTTGCAGAACGAGTTCCTTCGTCTGCAGGAGGAGATCAAGAAGACCATCGTCTTCGTCACCCACGACATCGACGAGGCCATCAAGATGGGCGACCGCATCGCGATCCTGCGCCAGCAGTCGGTCATCGCCCAGTTCGACACGCCCGAGACGATCCTCACCGCCCCCGCCGACGAGTTCGTCGAGGACTTCATCGGATCAGGCGCCTCGCTCAAGCGGCTGAACCTGTCGCGGGTCCGTAACGTCGACTTCCACAGCGACGTGCCCACCGGGACCTTCAGCGAGTCACGGGACGCCCTGTACAACCGGCTGCACGACTCGGAGTGGACGGCACTGCTGGTGCTCGACGACAGCGGCCGGCCGGAACGCTGGTTGCGGGCGACCGACTTCCGTCGTGGGGGCGACCTACGCAACAGCGGCCTGCCCCATGAGGCGCAGGTCGAGCCGCAGGCGACCCTCGCCGACGCACTCAACGAGATGATCGTCAGCAACGCCGGCTGCGCGGTCGTCGTGGACGGCCGCGGACAGTACCAGGGCCTGGTCGACATCGACACGATCATGCAGGCCATCCAGGGCATGCGTGACAGGACCGATGAGTACTACCGGGCGGCGAAGTACCCACCGGAGGAGGCGATCGCATGA
- a CDS encoding ABC transporter permease, whose translation MSAPPRTDDAIVQQSEQDTRSARTEVRVDPHAMTPRQKVLHYGGVPTLVIVILVLLLLYLNGQAFDSIEARNITLDNVLSQTRRHIWLTVLSTIIVVSLAVPLGIIATRPRTRRLAPAIIGLGNAGQAIPSLGLLAIVFVAFSAVPALPSTGVIPVTFALVAVSFLPILRNTMVGLDGVDRDVLEAGSGMGMSQHQVLRLIELPLAIPVMLAGVRTALILNVGTATLAFLFGGGGLGFIIFTGFNLKRTPILVTGAVLAAVLALLVDYIGGLIEEWLTPKGL comes from the coding sequence ATGAGTGCTCCTCCCCGGACCGACGACGCGATCGTCCAGCAGTCGGAGCAGGACACGCGGTCCGCGCGCACGGAGGTCCGCGTCGATCCGCATGCGATGACGCCCCGGCAGAAGGTGCTGCACTACGGCGGCGTCCCAACGCTCGTCATCGTCATACTGGTCCTCCTGCTGCTGTACCTCAACGGTCAGGCGTTCGACTCGATCGAAGCCCGCAACATCACGCTGGACAACGTCCTGTCGCAGACGCGGCGCCACATCTGGCTGACGGTCCTGTCGACGATCATCGTGGTCTCGCTCGCTGTGCCACTGGGCATCATCGCGACGCGGCCCCGCACCCGGCGGCTGGCACCGGCCATCATTGGGCTCGGCAACGCCGGCCAGGCGATCCCGTCACTGGGGCTGCTGGCGATCGTCTTCGTCGCGTTCAGCGCAGTCCCCGCCCTGCCGAGCACCGGCGTGATCCCGGTGACGTTCGCGCTCGTGGCGGTTTCGTTCCTGCCGATCCTGCGCAACACCATGGTCGGCCTCGACGGCGTCGACCGCGACGTGCTGGAGGCCGGCAGCGGCATGGGGATGTCGCAACACCAGGTCCTGCGACTGATCGAGCTGCCGCTCGCCATCCCCGTGATGCTCGCGGGTGTGCGGACCGCGCTGATCCTGAACGTCGGCACCGCGACCCTGGCGTTCCTGTTCGGCGGCGGCGGACTGGGCTTCATCATCTTCACAGGCTTCAACCTGAAGCGGACGCCGATCCTGGTGACCGGTGCGGTGCTGGCCGCGGTGCTGGCGCTGCTGGTCGACTACATCGGTGGTCTGATCGAGGAGTGGCTGACGCCGAAGGGTCTGTGA